The window CTGATCCTGTTTCTGAGTACTGTTCTTTAACAAGTGCAAATGGACTCATCAGTTCCTGACTGACCGGCTCAGAAGATAAGGAGGCACCAGCTCTGTGGCTCAGCCACTGCCAGGCTCCTTCTTTCCTACATTTTCAACTGAAGGTTTTGTTTCCTATACTGAGACTCACCTTCGACGTGCCCAGCTTCTTGTCCACGCCTCCAGTCAGGCCCCCACTCTTACTGTCCTTCCAGGGGTAGAAGTTAGCACGCGGTGCAGAGGAAGGGGCAGAGctagaggatgaagaagagggaAGACGGTGCACTGAGGGCTTGGGGGAGGGAGAGTGCTCATCCGTCCCCCCACTTTTGCGTTTCTTTCCCAGCCCGTGCTGCTCAAAGCCACGCCCGCCAGCCTGCCTGTGCAGCGCCGAGTCCCCCAGTCCACCCCGACTATGGGAATTGTTGGCAGAATAGGGGATGTCTAGGGGTGATGAGTGGCTGAGGTGCGTTTGTCTGTAGGTCCAGACTGCCTTGGTGGCTGGCGAGTGAGAGTCTGAGGCGGAGGGCTGGGACCGTGGTTTACTGCTGGGAGAAATCGTTCCATTGGTCTGTGCGTGTGAATGGGGGGATAGAAAGGGGAGTTTTGtagaggcagaggaggatgtGGGACTGGAAGAGGGTGGACGGCCCCGGTCCTGCAGGAGGATGCAGTTCCTGTTGGGACCAGAATGTTCCCCCTCCTGGGACGGGGCTTTCCGCTTGCGTAGTGCAGCTGCGGCGGCAGCGGCATCTTCCCTCTGCTTCAGCATCGGCTTGCTGGGACGTCCCGCTGAATTCTTATGTCTCCCAACGCTCAGCTGACACACCGCCGTGGGCTTTTTATGGAATGCCAGATGGCCACTGCCCACAGAGTTCTCTGACTGCAGGGTCCCTGAAGACACCCCAGGACCACAAGTGGTGGAGGAAGACAACAATGTCATTTTATTGGAGGAGCTGACATGACTTCCTGTGCGGATCTTAGAAGACAACGATGAAGATGCAAGGCTTGAGGAGTGCAAAGAGGAAGAAATGGTCTTGActgaagggggcggagcctgaagGTCTGTGGCTTGAGGTATTTTTCTGGAAGTAGGaggaaaataaagttaaaatacTCCAACACTTATTTGGAGGCAAGTCGCAGAGACAATTGTCCAACATTCTGGACAAAGGTTGATGTAATTTTTATTGGGacgtgcagcagctctgtttggGATCCAGAGGAGGCGCAGATATGCGTGGACTCCGAACAACGCTGCAACGCTGTCCTTTACTGATGGACGGGCTGATGCTCCTCAAAGGATCAAACTAGGACTTTACATATTCTGCTCCTTCACTAAAACCTGACTTAACACATTTTCAATCATTTCCATGtgagcaccccccccacacacacacacacacgtgacacCCTGGTGACGTCACAAACACAAGTGTGAGGTTGTGGATGAACAGCTCTTTTCCTGcctaatatttttttattttccacattgGACCTTGCACACTGTAAATATTTTTCCAAGTTGTATTTGCTTGTGTTGATTGTATTTTTCAGATTCGACTCACTAATCCTGGAGATGATTGTAAAGCTGAACACCTTCAACCTGGTGTAGATCAAAGTTCACCTATCCATCCTTGGTTTGGCCTCAATCCCTCACATCTTAAATCCTGGCTGGGTGGAGGCAGCCCATGGGGAGAACTGCTGTGAGGTCAGACCATGGAGGCAGGTTGGCATGATGAACTGTAACATGATGTCTCAGCGCCTCTCTTGCATTTGTTGTCATGTTACTCTGGCAGCCCCCTCAACCACCCCATCATTCTGGCTTTTCGTGAAAAATTTGAAATTATCACATTCTTTTGGTACCAAAGTAAAACCAGATGATTCAAACCCGGACACGAAACAGCCTGCATCAGAATGCTTGTGCCATCACCGAGGAAGCAGATCCATCGGTCATATGGCTGCATGTCCCCCTGGGGACACttgaaatgacacatttgtttAAAATAGCGCACCAAGCTTCTGCTGCAAACCTCTAGGACAGCTCCATGTCTGGGAGGACTCAATTCTAACACTGCACCAGTTGGATCCACCTTCAGAACAAAGATCAGAAATGACCAATGACATCAGCCAACAGTCTCCAGAGCAGAGATCGTCACCTCCTGCCCCATCACCCTACCAGCACTGGGCAGTAAAAGCACCAATGAACTGTGGACGTACTTCCAGAGATGGGTACTAATGTGCTGCTCCAACATGCTGCTGAGCGCTGATCTCAGGTGATGAAGTCTCCTGTCAAAGGTGTAGATTCCATGACCCAAGGCACGGCTGCCGAACGAACACACCTGGAAGGAGGGAGCCGCGTGTTACCTGGATAAACTTGTGCTTTTATTCCACTATATTGATGACTTCAGTTACTTTTTAGTTTTCAGAGTTTTTGTATTATTGATCTTTTTCATAATTTGTGATGATTCTAATGGTAAAAATCTTGTTTCTAGGGATCAGCAAACTTCTCCCAGCTGCCAGAAAAATATCTGCTCACCACTATAGGCCTGGGATGTGCCGCTGAAGACGAGAACTCGTAGTGGTCTTCAGGTCCTTCTGCCTCACTGTCATCACTGGATATTCGGCCGTGGACGAGAGGTGAGGGGGCCCGCAGGCCCCCGTCCTCGGGCCGCTGCCTTTCCTCCTCTGGGACGCTGTGTGATACAGCTGTGGATCGACTGTAACACAAGATCAGCAGAGATACTTGAGCAGATCTTCATAGGAAATACTGTATAAACAAGGAGTGAAAATGTGACCCTACCTGATAAAATGTTAAGAACTGAGAGAGTAATGTTTGCTTTCACAACCAGGCTTACGTACCTGAATGCAGGTAGACTGGCCAGTGGTCTTCTGCAGTGAGGGGCCTCTCTGGACACTTCTGGGCTTGGGGAGCGTCCTGTGGAGGAGCCCCCCTCCAGGGACTGGGCGCCCTTCTCACGCACCTTGGTCTTGAGTTCGGCCACCAGCTGGTCAAAGTTCTTGCTGCGGCCCACCACCTTCCTCCGCTGGTGAATGGAGTGAATCTGCAGTGGGGGAGAATTTTTGATCATCTTAGTTCATAGTAAATGGCTGCAAAGTTTAAATGACTACAAAATACACATTCTTAATAACAGCTTTGTTCCAGCGGTGCCAAAAGTGTAAATATCATCTTCAGAAATCTGTGCTGAACACCTTCAGACCAATAATCAAAAGGCCACTGATCCATACTAAAGTAAAAGAGAGACTCTTATTACTGACCAGAGTGTCGATTGGGCTTCAGGAGAAGCGGAGAAACAATTCTAACCTCAAAACTCTAATGAGAAGGATGGAACTTAAAATCCTCTCACCTGTGTTTGGAAAGAGGTTCTGGGAGCTTCGTTAGGAAGCATATTCGGACTCTGGCAGTTTTTGGATGACTAGAAACTAGTAAATATacgaggagcagaggagcagtgtCCTGCTGTTGATCAGCTCACTTCCTCCTTCCTACAACATCACACATCAGGACTCTGGCTGTGCAgaagcaacagctgcaggagcacaaCAGCACTGGAAAACCTCAGTCTACTAAAGGATTTCTAAAGAGCTAATCATCTTCCATACAGGTCAGTCACATCCAGTGATGCCACCAATCCACAAAATCACCAGCCAGCTGCATATTGGGAGCTTACATTGCATGTCAGGAGGCGGGTGCAGACTTTCTTCCTTTCAGGGTCGAGGACGCCGCAGTGTTTGTCCAAGTCACACTCCCTCTCTGAGGACGCATGGATACAGTCTGAGCTGGGACGACATTCTGACCACATTGCAAACCTCCTTCCTGTCATCCTACTCACTGGACGCCACTTTGTTGTACGGTCTCGGGGATCGGTGGCCTTGAATGGCAGGCACCAGAGAGGGGTCCTTCCACTGGTTCTGGCTTGGGGGCCTGTCGCTAAGTAAAGATCTAACAGGCAGGGTACCTCCATGTGGCCAGGGAGGATCTCTGAGGGATGCGGGTGGAGAGCTCATGGGAGGCTCCAGGGGTGGTGGCTGCTTGAAGACTGAGGCCTCAGAGGGGGCAGATTTCTCCAGTGGAGAATGTCTGAGTGGTGGAACAgatacagttttattttatcacCCAGCACAAGGCTGAAAAAGATGTTCATTCGATCCAGTAGATGGTTTGGAGAGCAAGATGGACACAGATGAGACCAACTGGATGCAAAACTATCTAGACCGTAAACAATCAGTGATAAAACTTTACAACAGTTGAACAGACTCTTCTTACCGGACTCCATCCTTGGAATTCTTGGAGTGTCTGTACTGAGGTGGGGTGGAAGGTGAAGGTGGGGCTGCTCGCAACTGGCTACGACCCtcccaggacaaaacagaagtggGGTTGGTCCCGTGTGATGGAGAGTGGCTGTGGGGGGGGCGCTGCTGAGGCTGGGAGCCAGGGGTGGGCGAGCGCAGCCGAGCGTGGAGCTTGGCCAGTGGTCCGTGTCTCCGCTCACAGTGCTTCTCAAAGGCCTGCGGCTTCACCACCTGGCCACAATGACTGCACACCACCAGGAAGAAGTCATCGTGGCCTGGGTACAGGCCAAATATGGACATGtctggagagaagaaaacaggagaaGAACTGCAACATTGTCAAAACAACTACAGAGACGACAGTAGAAGATCAGAGCCAGGTGTCGGACTCCACATCCAGAGGTACACTTCTGTTTGTCATGTTCTGCACTGATCCATGCCTCTGACTAGGGCTGCCCGGCATATGCCTCGGGTAGGATCAATTAGGAATAGATCACTTACGGGCTGGGCCGAttatttgacattttgacaTATCAACATtggcctttttttcctcatctgaCTGCCGATAAGAGATCAAGTTAAAACTGGGTTATTTTGGCTCTGATGCAGCCGCACCTCATCTCCAGCATTGCCTCAACCACAGTGCACGCCAACACTCTGCATACACAGCGCTCACGCACATGTTGGACAGGTGGAAAAGTTCTGTTGAAAGCTCCAGGGAGCGGAAATATAATCCACAGGTGAGTTAAGGCAGCCGACTCTCACCAACTTGTAATAAACATGCCAGTCTTCTACAACTCAACTACTTTTAACACTACCGGGAGCCCAGTACACCTATACACACATAagatgcagctctgctcactCATGTTTGTACAAGTCTGTAaacaaatgggttttttttaatgatgttttatATTTGGAAACCATGTTTTATATAACATTAAGTATATTTGTAAGGCTGTGGCAGGAATTTAACTCCATAAACTGGTCATATAACCTCATCTAGACCCATTTTGGGCTAAACATACAATGTTATTTTTGTAGTTAAGTTTTTGTTATCATTGCTTTCTGACTGTCGTCTTTACTGGCAAGGTCTTATTGTGTGCACTGTTTGCTAACCAGACGCTTTCTAAATGAATGCAAAGGTTGTAAACAGACGTAATAAGTTTTGCTCCTCTTGGCTGTTGGGACGGTGCCCAGAGAAGCAGGACACAGTCCACCTTCTATTTGTGTTGTTGAAGAGGTGAGCAATTCTTGTTAACATTTTCACTCTTGTGCATGATAGAAAACAACCTGTTTTACTGTTTCCATTTAAAATATCAGagttatttttgtttatttgcacCATAGAGTGCAGAGTCTTATTTGAGATTTGCACAATAAATGTTCCAAAAACAACATTATACCTTAGTTATTAtcattgcttttttattttttaatcaatttaGTAACACTTTCATCAGAATTTTTAGACTTAAGTTTATATCACGGTGTATAGCGTTTCTGTGAAGGGATTAAATTTAGACTGTGATATGAATTTCAGCCCTACCTCCACCTGAGTTCCAACAATTGCTCTGGTGCAGGTCAAAGCAGCGTGCCCCAAGTGTTACCTTTAACACACGCTGATGCTATGGAATATAACAGGAAGGGAACTACAGGATCACTCAACACTGGACTCTCCACCACAGAACACCCGAGACTCCTGATGACCACTGTCTCATGTGGGAACAGTCAGCTTCTGTTGGCTCGCCAGGCTGCTGGTCTGGTGCTGCCAGAAGGTGAACATCCCTCCTCACAGACATCAATGTCCTTTGTTTTAGTCAATGTGCTAGAAAATGGCAGCTACATCCAAACGCAGCCGGGCCTGCAGCATCTGTTTTCTACCGTTCCGAAAAATGCACGAGTTGACTTTAGAGCCGCAGGATCTTTGGGGCCCCCTGAGTGAATTTAAATAAACCCATCAGATCACGCAAGGGAGCAAAATGGCTATTTCAACAACTGGTTTCCACTAGATCAAAAATTTAATTAAACCTCTAGAGATCAGTCAGGACTGGCCAGATATAAGGTCAAAGTTCAACCAGGACAAACTGAAATCACTTGAGACAGAACTAATGCCACAGCTTAACTTACTGTAATTCAATTACTTTTATCTCACAGTTATACTTCATATTCCACATCACTGATCCGTTGGTTTGTATCCGACGTATTTAACATTCAAAACTTTATTGTCCATCATCGTGACAGAGCTCAAAACGTAAAGGCCACaaagatggggggaaaaaaaacacatttaatccgAAAATGAGACTATGTTGCTTAATTTGTTTAAAGCAAAAATCTGTCAGGTCTTATTGGGTTAAACATAGGTTTACACGTCTTTGTGGTGATTACGTTTCCAGCCTGTCACTATTAATAGAGCATGAAGTTGTGTGAACTTTGAATGAGTAGCGAGCAATCTGCTCAGTAGCAAACAAACATGTCGGTGCAGTGAGACTTGTCCAGAGTAAATGAGACAGAGAAAACACCAGCATCTGCAATGAGGATGAGGTCAAGGATGGTAGCGGGGAGTCTGGATGCAATGTGAAACAATGGCCAATCCCATAGAGCCATCGGATGGAGGAAAGCCGAGGCATCATGTCTGGAAAGCACCAGTCGGAGTTTAAGGTAGAGCCAAAGGTGAAGAACACTGATGACCGTCTCCATGAGACATACAGCAGCCGGGAAGCCCTCAAGGGTGATGATGAATTAACCAATCACAGTTACAGAAAAGGGGCTCTTTTATGAACAAAGCATAACAACAAACAACCAACAAAGCAATATTGTGATCCAACGAACAGGTGCACACAATTCTGTGACTGAACTCACATGGAACCAGGATGGAGGCACCCGCAAACCAGGAGGCCTTCGATCTGACGGCCACTCAAATTAAAGCAACGTAGAAAATAGAGAGACCGATCAAAGTCTGAGGGGGGACACAACTGTAATGTGGTAAGCCGGGGGAGCAGTAGAGGCGAGTGGTGCTAAACATTGTGATGGGAACACACCAGTTGCCTCTCAAAGTCGGTGACCTGAATTTGTGAAACTTGTCTGGTCTATGGAGCACTTTTTCCCCCACTGTAGGTGCTACAACCCTGCACTGGGAGACACATTTGATGGTATgttcatgtgacaggaagtacaTTTGCTGCAGCTTCGTGGATCCTTTAAGATGCTGTGGTTGGGAAAACCCAGTAAAGAAGCAGCATAAAGGTCTTTTTTAAAGCAGCTTATGATGACAGTGTTCAGACTTACCATCCTTGTTCAGTGACATGGCCTCTGCACCTTTTTTACCATTCTTGCCACATTCATCTAAATCAGGACCTGAAATGTCACAGATTACAGGCTTGTTACATGGTACACACAAtatgtatgtaaaaaaaaaaaaccaaagtgTTACTGAACCAACTGTTAACATAAAGAAGCCCCGAGCTGTGAGCTGGGCTGGTTTCcaggtcagctgctgctggtgaacaTGTGTTCTATAGTGTGAGACGGTTGTTGACGGGATGACCGCTGGATTTGATAGTTGTGGAACTGGGAGGAATGCCAGACAATGGGAGGGCTACCTCTGTCGTGAGATTTCCTGTCAGGAATGTCAGCCAGTGCTGAATGGAGACGAGCAGGCAGGGCTTGCTAAGAGCTTCGCTGCTGTCCGAGGCCGGCTCAGCCTTCACGGCACCAGACTCCTCCTCCGTCGCCGGCTCTCCTGTTAGCCAGCGCTAGCAGGCTAACGCTAAGCTGCTCAGACTTGCTCGCTAGCACGTTAGCTTAGCTTTCAGCGGTAAGAAGTTGCCCCCTTCCGCTCAGATGCACACGCTGCTGTTTCCTCAACCATCAAATGAAACGCTGGCCAGGGATCCGTGATCACAGCCTCTCCACAAACACCAACACGGCAACACTTGGCGACAAATGCTGGTTTTATGTTGAATACAGCGTTTAATGAGAGCCCCGGGAGAGCTAAGCATGTTACCCACCCAGCGCTAGGACCCGGTAGGGTCTTTGTTTGGGTAACATGGTTAGCTCTGCGCTTCATTTGAACAAAAACATACCGGAGCGCCTTCATCAGGCGGCCCCGCGACCATCGCTGCTGGCGCTCGTGTGTTTGCTCACCGTCCGCCGCTGTCACTCCGGCCCGTTCGGTCCAGGTACTCCAGCTCTGACCCACGAATTCATCGAGGCTGGGCACCCGCCGATCCAGAGCAGCCATTACTTTTACTGCGCGTTCACGCACCGCCATCATCACTGCGCGGCAATGGACTTACGTCATCTGCCGCGCTCTCGACAGGATGGGAACTTCCTGCGTGCGCGATCCTGAGACATTCATGCACGCACGCCCCATGATAGacgggtggatgaatggatgatggacggacaTCCACACGTGTTCGCACCTGCGCCCTTCTAATCCTTGCAAGAAGTTAATCCTCacactgcaacagcagcaacacaccaACATAATACACCTCTAAAaggttgttgtgtgtgtgtgtgtgtgtgtgatcagggtAAAGCCTAATCCTTCCTTCAGTCAGTCATTTGTACAAACTGACTTGTTCAGAATGTTCATGTTGTTCAACAAGAACCACAAAAGAAGAGAGAACAGTAGAAGAACAATGTGCAGAACCACACAAAAATGTGAAGTTGAAGCTGATGAGATGCCTCTCAATTCTTGGACAGGTGTGAGGGTCCAGGGGTCCCTCCATCACTACAGCAGTCACTCAAGGGCCCCAAATGCGTCCTGCTGCTACAGAGAAACCAAGATGAAGCCCCGTCTACTGAGGGTGGAGAGGAAGACTGGCCCTGGCATCGAGCCAGAGTGGCTCCCATGGTCGCACAGACCCCCATTCACCCGATAAAAGGCTGCAAACTGGCAATACATGCCAGCAAACTGGATCGTTCCCCCAAATGCTCATTGCAACTCCTAGAATGCAGCGAATGACTTCATGATCCACGATTTATTGTGTAGTTTGAATGTGAGCTGGTAACCATGTTAGAACTTCCAAGGTACTAAAAATTTCCCGTCAAGTTTTTGTGCTGATGAGAGAACAATCCCAGATGTTAACAGCAAAGACGCTTTAATCACATTCCAACTGTCACAAAACTGGGGTGACAAAGTACAACCATCATTTAGGAACTAATTTGTGTAATTGTGCACATGCAGTCATGTCAGTCATTCACTTACAGCCTCTCAACTACAACACTGAGCTCCAAATAGGGaattaaaaaaggcaaaaatgtgGATGCAGCAGAAGCTTCGGTGTGGATGCTGAACTTCACCAACACGCAGAACATGATCACCCCTCCCCTGCCTACACACAACTCAAACTGGTCATCACCAGTTTAAGCCCCCAGTGACAAAACTAATCTGGTAGCAACTCTGACAAAAAAGGaaacttaaaaataaatcaaagctgctcacctgctttttaaaaaaggccaaCAGAACTGATGATGGCAATGGGTGTAAAGAAACAGTGTGAACGTGGCTCCGACAATCATTGGCAACACTAATAATTCAGCCTaaattcagtgtgtgtgtgtgtgtgtgtgtgtgtgtgtgtgtagacctGAACATTGTAGAGAACTTCTCAAAGTGATCATGTGAACAGAACGTTGTCAGATCCATTTAAAACATGTTGAACTTCACACTCATCCATAATTTGAGTGTATTCTAATGTATTTAAGGCACAACAAAGTCCAGATTTCACTTCAGAGGACTGAGGGTGATGGACAAGCCCCGTCCTTCAGGCTGCTGAAGGTCAGGGACCGGTGTCGGATGCGCCTACGCTCCAAGATCCCAACATTAACACTAGGGCCCAGGggctgctcctccctccacagCCGCCTGCTGCTCCGGGTCTTTGTGGAAAGGAGTTTCCTTGTAAATGAACCAGCAGTTTCCCACCCACAGGATCAAGTTTAGAAAGCCAAAAATCTGCAAAGGACAACCAAAGAACCATGTCAGAGTCATCCAATGGAACTTTCTAATCTCTGAGGAATCTTTCTGTCATTTGATCCAAGAGTGAGAGTTGGTCTTTACTGTGgacagcaggcggcgctgttgTGGCGGTAAAGGACTCACCACTGAGGCGTTGAGACGGCCCATTGAGGGAAAGTCTCCTGCCTTGCAAGTCTCTCCACAGACATCCACCAGGTGGTGCGGGCTGGTGGCAACTTTGACGTCAGTCAGGCCTTTGGCCCAGGCCGAGGACGACACCAGCCACAGGAAGGCGAAGGCGGCTGTGACGGCCAGGTcctgagagaggacaggacacatCATCACACGTACCCAGCCCTCACATCTGTCCCCAGTAGTTAGTGGAAGTGCACGGTGTGTTGGCTTTACTGTGGTGGACATTTGATGTGAATGATTGTGATAAAGCACCAATAAAGCACTGATTCTGCTTTGAAATAAACTTCACGTTCATGCATCTACTGCCAACCCGATGTGGTGAACAAGCTCCCACAGCAGCAAGATTCTTCCAACTGATGGCTGCAGCTAGCTTCCTTATGCTTTCATCAGGAGAAGAGtgcagatggagggatgaagacaGTGGATCTGggtgctgctgccacctgaGGTCTGGTTTCTAGATTAATCCCCTGACTCAGAAGTTAGTGAAAATGCTTAAGGCCATTCACTTCTACAGTCATTTTAGCCTTTTGTTGTCACGACAACAGTCAGAATGAAGTACCTTTGTCTTCAGGTGTTTCTCTTTTACACATTTGGGGCCTGGATAAATTTCCCTACTCACCACGATGGGCCCACGGGTGTTCTGCCGGTACATGCTCTGGTACCCCAGGTACAGGATCAGTGTGGCCGTGCAGTACAGGAatccaaacacacccacacacacgaaGAACTGGGCCGATGAGGAGTAGTCGCCCTGCAGAAAGGTGTCCTTGGACTGACTGCCATTACACATGGGTACGGTGTATGACTCTGACTGCAGCCtggtgaaaacaaacatcaacGTGTCCGTCGGTCAGTCCTGCTCCCTCTTGTGTCACCTCATTAAAAACAAGTCTCACCTGCATCAATCTTCTATCCGAGGAAGGCAAGAAAAGGAGATACAGCAAAATTACGACACTTAACACCAACAGAACATCTAAAATCGGATTATCTTAACCAGCGCCTGGCTTTGGCTTCAAAAGCACTGCACATTCCAGACCTACAATCCTAGAAAACGAAACTTCTAAAGATCTGATCATAGCACGTCTAAAGCCAGCCTGCTGAAGAAAAAGAGGTGGTGTCTCAGATCCCTCCATCGATAAGCCTTTGGATGTTTTAGAGGAGCATAAAATATGGCTGGAATACCTGAATGGGTAGTAGAAATTAGCCTTGACCAGGATGTCTGTGTTGTTACAGACGACGAAAAAGTGGGAGGTGCCAATGTAACCTCCAGTGGTGGCGAAGGCAAAGATGGTGAAAatctgagggggaggagaaccAAGCATCATCAAAAGGGCAGAGTTGTGACTGCTTTCATACCGCTGTAATGTTCATGGACCTTCCTGAGCTGACATGTTTCAGTGATGTAATCCAGCCTAGATTTAAAGGAGAGTGATGCAGCGGAGATTCTGTTTTTCAGTAGCAGACATGAGCAGTGTCTCCATCAGGGACCTTGACCCTAACCAGCCAGCATATTTAGTCACACCACACACCCCTTTGCTGGACGCATCACTATGGTAACATATCTAAATTCTAGCTAAATTCAATCAACATAACCTTTTTCCACTAAccaattaaccccccccccccccacacacacacacacacacacccacccacccacccctatTTCCTC is drawn from Takifugu rubripes chromosome 19, fTakRub1.2, whole genome shotgun sequence and contains these coding sequences:
- the atxn7l2a gene encoding ataxin-7-like protein 2a isoform X3; this translates as MSIFGLYPGHDDFFLVVCSHCGQVVKPQAFEKHCERRHGPLAKLHARLRSPTPGSQPQQRPPHSHSPSHGTNPTSVLSWEGRSQLRAAPPSPSTPPQYRHSKNSKDGVRHSPLEKSAPSEASVFKQPPPLEPPMSSPPASLRDPPWPHGGTLPVRSLLSDRPPSQNQWKDPSLVPAIQGHRSPRPYNKVASKRECDLDKHCGVLDPERKKVCTRLLTCNIHSIHQRRKVVGRSKNFDQLVAELKTKVREKGAQSLEGGSSTGRSPSPEVSREAPHCRRPLASLPAFSRSTAVSHSVPEEERQRPEDGGLRAPSPLVHGRISSDDSEAEGPEDHYEFSSSAAHPRPIVVCSFGSRALGHGIYTFDRRLHHLRSALSSMLEQHISTHLWKKIPQATDLQAPPPSVKTISSSLHSSSLASSSLSSKIRTGSHVSSSNKMTLLSSSTTCGPGVSSGTLQSENSVGSGHLAFHKKPTAVCQLSVGRHKNSAGRPSKPMLKQREDAAAAAAALRKRKAPSQEGEHSGPNRNCILLQDRGRPPSSSPTSSSASTKLPFLSPHSHAQTNGTISPSSKPRSQPSASDSHSPATKAVWTYRQTHLSHSSPLDIPYSANNSHSRGGLGDSALHRQAGGRGFEQHGLGKKRKSGGTDEHSPSPKPSVHRLPSSSSSSSAPSSAPRANFYPWKDSKSGGLTGGVDKKLGTSKPKLHH
- the atxn7l2a gene encoding ataxin-7-like protein 2a isoform X2, with translation MMAVRERAVKVMAALDRRVPSLDEFVGQSWSTWTERAGVTAADDMSIFGLYPGHDDFFLVVCSHCGQVVKPQAFEKHCERRHGPLAKLHARLRSPTPGSQPQQRPPHSHSPSHGTNPTSVLSWEGRSQLRAAPPSPSTPPQYRHSKNSKDGVRHSPLEKSAPSEASVFKQPPPLEPPMSSPPASLRDPPWPHGGTLPVRSLLSDRPPSQNQWKDPSLVPAIQGHRSPRPYNKVASKRECDLDKHCGVLDPERKKVCTRLLTCNIHSIHQRRKVVGRSKNFDQLVAELKTKVREKGAQSLEGGSSTGRSPSPEVSREAPHCRRPLASLPAFSRSTAVSHSVPEEERQRPEDGGLRAPSPLVHGRISSDDSEAEGPEDHYEFSSSAAHPRPIVVCSFGSRALGHGIYTFDRRLHHLRSALSSMLEQHISTHLWKKIPQATDLQAPPPSVKTISSSLHSSSLASSSLSSKIRTGSHVSSSNKMTLLSSSTTCGPGVSSGTLQSENSVGSGHLAFHKKPTAVCQLSVGRHKNSAGRPSKPMLKQREDAAAAAAALRKRKAPSQEGEHSGPNRNCILLQDRGRPPSSSPTSSSASTKLPFLSPHSHAQTNGTISPSSKPRSQPSASDSHSPATKAVWTYRQTHLSHSSPLDIPYSANNSHSRGGLGDSALHRQAGGRGFEQHGLGKKRKSGGTDEHSPSPKPSVHRLPSSSSSSSAPSSAPRANFYPWKDSKSGGLTGGVDKKLGTSKPKLHH
- the atxn7l2a gene encoding ataxin-7-like protein 2a isoform X1, whose amino-acid sequence is MMAVRERAVKVMAALDRRVPSLDEFVGQSWSTWTERAGVTAADGPDLDECGKNGKKGAEAMSLNKDDMSIFGLYPGHDDFFLVVCSHCGQVVKPQAFEKHCERRHGPLAKLHARLRSPTPGSQPQQRPPHSHSPSHGTNPTSVLSWEGRSQLRAAPPSPSTPPQYRHSKNSKDGVRHSPLEKSAPSEASVFKQPPPLEPPMSSPPASLRDPPWPHGGTLPVRSLLSDRPPSQNQWKDPSLVPAIQGHRSPRPYNKVASKRECDLDKHCGVLDPERKKVCTRLLTCNIHSIHQRRKVVGRSKNFDQLVAELKTKVREKGAQSLEGGSSTGRSPSPEVSREAPHCRRPLASLPAFSRSTAVSHSVPEEERQRPEDGGLRAPSPLVHGRISSDDSEAEGPEDHYEFSSSAAHPRPIVVCSFGSRALGHGIYTFDRRLHHLRSALSSMLEQHISTHLWKKIPQATDLQAPPPSVKTISSSLHSSSLASSSLSSKIRTGSHVSSSNKMTLLSSSTTCGPGVSSGTLQSENSVGSGHLAFHKKPTAVCQLSVGRHKNSAGRPSKPMLKQREDAAAAAAALRKRKAPSQEGEHSGPNRNCILLQDRGRPPSSSPTSSSASTKLPFLSPHSHAQTNGTISPSSKPRSQPSASDSHSPATKAVWTYRQTHLSHSSPLDIPYSANNSHSRGGLGDSALHRQAGGRGFEQHGLGKKRKSGGTDEHSPSPKPSVHRLPSSSSSSSAPSSAPRANFYPWKDSKSGGLTGGVDKKLGTSKPKLHH
- the sypl2a gene encoding synaptophysin-like protein 2a; its protein translation is MSGFSLDLGPLKEPLGFIRVLEWIFTIFAFATTGGYIGTSHFFVVCNNTDILVKANFYYPFRLQSESYTVPMCNGSQSKDTFLQGDYSSSAQFFVCVGVFGFLYCTATLILYLGYQSMYRQNTRGPIVDLAVTAAFAFLWLVSSSAWAKGLTDVKVATSPHHLVDVCGETCKAGDFPSMGRLNASVIFGFLNLILWVGNCWFIYKETPFHKDPEQQAAVEGGAAPGP